From Cricetulus griseus strain 17A/GY chromosome 1 unlocalized genomic scaffold, alternate assembly CriGri-PICRH-1.0 chr1_0, whole genome shotgun sequence, a single genomic window includes:
- the LOC100761951 gene encoding LOW QUALITY PROTEIN: H-2 class II histocompatibility antigen, I-E beta chain-like (The sequence of the model RefSeq protein was modified relative to this genomic sequence to represent the inferred CDS: inserted 1 base in 1 codon): MVRLWLPRGSCVAAVVLTLMALSPPVTLVRDPRPRFLEQAKHECHFYNGTQRVRYLERRIHNREEYARFDSEVGEYRAVTELGRPDAEYWNGQKELLEQRRASVDTYCRHNYGVGESFTVQRRVEPQVTVYPTKSQPLEHHNLLVCSVSGFYPGHIEVRWFRNDQEETAGVVSTGLIQNGDWTFQTLVMLETVPQSGEVYTCQVEHPSLASPVTVEWRAQSTSAQNKMLSGIGGFVLGLLFLGLGLFIYFRNQKGQSGLQPTGNXPSVSLRDRSAFPTMWAGVDGHQTETPGKVQNPGPGQEDS, translated from the exons ATGGTGCGACTGTGGCTCCCCAGAGGCTCCTGTGTGGCAGCTGTGGTCCTGACCCTGATGGCCCTGAGCCCTCCTGTGACTTTGGTCAGGGACCCCCGAC CGCGGTTCTTGGAACAAGCTAAACACGAGTGTCATTTCTACAACGGGACGCAGCGCGTGCGGTATCTGGAGAGACGCATCCACAACCGGGAGGAGTATGCGCGCTTCGACAGCGAGGTGGGCGAGTACCGCGCGGTGACCGAGCTGGGGCGGCCGGACGCAGAGTACTGGAACGGCCAGAAGGAGCTCCTGGAGCAGAGACGGGCCTCGGTGGACACGTACTGCAGACACAACTACGGGGTTGGAGAGAGCTTCACTGTGCAGCGGAGAG TTGAGCCCCAGGTGACCGTGTACCCGACAAAGTCTCAGCCCCTGGAGCACCACAACCTTCTGGTCTGCTCTGTGAGCGGCTTCTACCCTGGCCACATTGAAGTCAGATGGTTCCGGAATGACCAGGAGGAGACGGCTGGGGTGGTGTCCACAGGCCTGATCCAGAATGGAGACTGGACCTTCCAGACCCTGGTGATGCTGGAGACAGTTCCTCAGAGTGGAGAGGTTTATACCTGCCAGGTGGAGCATCCCAGCCTGGCCAGCCCTGTCACAGTGGAGTGGA GGGCACAGTCCACATCTGCACAGAACAAGATGCTGAGTGGAATCGGGGGCTTCGTGCTGGGTCTGCTCTTCCTCGGGCTGGGGCTGTTCATCTACTTCAGGAACCAGAAAG gacagtctgggcttCAGCCGACAGGTA ACCCTTCAGTCTCCCTCAGAGACAGATCTGCTTTCCCTACCATGTGGGCTGGGGTTGATGGGCACCAGACAGAAACACCGGGGAAGGTGCAGAACCCAGGGCCTGGGCAGGAG GACTCCTGA